The region CGGGCTAATGAGCCCTTCCCTTTACTGTCCGAGCACTGCTCGCAGCGCAAATCGGAGGTTTTCCTTGCGTTCCATCACCCGTCGCGAGAAGTACGACAACCAGCGCCCGCCGTAGGGAACGTACTGATACACATCGTACTCCGCGGCGAGGTCGTACTGTCGTTGCTCGCGAACGCCCATCAGCAACTGGAACTCGACGTCAGTCCCATACTCGTCGTGGAGCGCAATTGCTCGCTCGATCATCTGGTCGTCGTGGCTGCCAACGGCAATTGTCGGCCCATCCTGAAAGTACTTGAAGGCGTACTCAAGCAAGGCCTCGTACTCGCGGTTGACTCGCTCCGAGTCGGTATAGGCAATCGCAGCCGGCTCGTCATAGGCTCCCTTGACGAACCGGACTTTGCCGGGCAGGGTTGCCAGTCGCTCGAGATCGGTTCGCGTTCGTTTGAGGTTTGCTTGGACGCAGATGCCGACGCCGCCGTCATACTCGTGTGCGAGCGCTTCGAACGCATCGAGCGTGGCATCGGTCGTCGTGTGATCTT is a window of Natronolimnobius sp. AArcel1 DNA encoding:
- a CDS encoding proline dehydrogenase family protein: MIPPIADRFVAGESAAEVLDHVSRLNGRHVGAIINLLGEHYDERPPVRSDAAEYRALAGDISRSNLDACLSVKPSQLGLDLGEDVFREELEGVVDTAAEHDVFVWIDMEDHTTTDATLDAFEALAHEYDGGVGICVQANLKRTRTDLERLATLPGKVRFVKGAYDEPAAIAYTDSERVNREYEALLEYAFKYFQDGPTIAVGSHDDQMIERAIALHDEYGTDVEFQLLMGVREQRQYDLAAEYDVYQYVPYGGRWLSYFSRRVMERKENLRFALRAVLGQ